In a genomic window of Longimicrobium sp.:
- a CDS encoding class I SAM-dependent methyltransferase produces MATLPAPATIADHYRQVMKDTGGDYIHHRWGASEIQRRHYRQTATALGDALDRLGEPGDVLEIGCGPAVWTPLFLARARSVLLYDISDAMLARARERIAETDGGRHAGKVGYRAGDFVADPPAGESWDTIISVRAFEYMSSKADFVRHCAARLRPGGTLIVVTKNRGWLDMRGIPRATGVPVGVAMHADLRGWREVSGLFRDAGLADVSARPVVFGSYRRPFAWRPGLAAADALHRWRHRRPMARALDPLVESYLVAGRKPVDV; encoded by the coding sequence ATGGCCACCCTTCCCGCCCCCGCCACGATTGCCGACCACTACCGGCAGGTGATGAAGGACACGGGCGGAGACTACATCCACCACCGCTGGGGCGCGTCGGAGATCCAGCGCCGCCACTACCGCCAGACCGCTACCGCGCTGGGCGACGCGCTGGACCGGCTGGGCGAGCCCGGCGACGTGCTGGAGATCGGGTGCGGCCCGGCGGTGTGGACGCCGCTCTTCCTGGCGCGCGCCCGCAGCGTGCTGCTGTACGACATCTCCGACGCCATGCTGGCCCGCGCCCGCGAGCGCATCGCCGAGACCGACGGCGGGCGGCACGCCGGGAAGGTGGGCTACCGCGCGGGCGATTTCGTCGCGGATCCGCCGGCGGGCGAGAGCTGGGACACCATCATCTCCGTGCGCGCCTTCGAGTACATGTCCAGCAAGGCCGACTTCGTGCGCCACTGCGCGGCGCGGCTGCGCCCCGGCGGCACGCTCATCGTGGTCACCAAGAACCGCGGCTGGCTGGACATGCGGGGCATCCCCCGGGCGACCGGCGTTCCCGTCGGCGTGGCGATGCACGCGGACCTGCGGGGATGGCGCGAGGTCTCCGGCCTCTTCCGCGACGCGGGGCTGGCGGACGTTTCCGCGCGCCCGGTCGTCTTCGGCTCGTACCGCCGCCCGTTCGCGTGGCGGCCGGGACTCGCCGCGGCGGACGCGCTGCACCGCTGGCGCCACCGCCGGCCCATGGCGCGCGCGCTGGACCCGCTGGTGGAGAGCTACCTGGTCGCGGGCCGCAAGCCGGTGGACGTGTGA
- a CDS encoding lipopolysaccharide biosynthesis protein encodes MASELRTLGRHTLVYGAGEAVGRLASFIMLPVYTRFLAPADYGVLELMGTTIDVVGMIAGMGLAAGVFKEFARITDRGERDRMVSTVTLATGTLSLMTALLGLLAAPLLSRWVLAGAGAPVFVRVFFVIYFLQSLTGIPFLLVRAEERSLLYVWLNVGKLVASLSLNILFLVYLRMGVMGVLLGNVIVSGVLGVGMAAWTLRRVGFHFSPDAFRRLSRFGGPIVVWSLASFVLTFSDRYFLVHWADAATVGLYSLAYKFSFLLSAFAFTPFSQVWEPRRFIVAQRPDAQAVFGRVFFYLNACLGIGALGLVLFTRDVLAVMADPAYLPAAAVVPLLLGATVFQQWTAFCNLGLYLKEKTGLYARAGLVGVAAVTVLNFALIPRWGMWGAAWATLAAYAIRFAAVYVVAQRAYPIEYGWGRVSRLLGVVAAAAGVRMALPGVTGAPSFALSCGLLAAALIAVYAWTLSGEDRAMLRGFVRRPIAVLSPAA; translated from the coding sequence ATGGCAAGCGAGCTCCGCACCCTCGGCAGGCACACGCTGGTGTACGGCGCGGGCGAGGCCGTGGGCAGGCTGGCCAGCTTCATCATGCTCCCCGTCTACACCCGCTTCCTGGCGCCGGCGGACTACGGCGTGCTGGAGCTGATGGGCACCACCATCGACGTGGTGGGAATGATCGCGGGGATGGGGCTGGCCGCGGGCGTGTTCAAGGAGTTCGCGCGCATCACCGACCGCGGCGAGCGCGACCGCATGGTCAGCACGGTCACGCTGGCCACCGGCACGCTCTCGCTGATGACGGCGCTGCTGGGGCTGCTGGCCGCGCCGCTGCTGTCGCGCTGGGTGCTGGCGGGCGCGGGGGCGCCGGTGTTCGTGCGCGTTTTCTTCGTCATCTACTTCCTCCAGTCGCTCACCGGCATCCCCTTCCTGCTGGTGCGCGCGGAGGAGCGCTCGCTGCTGTACGTCTGGCTGAACGTGGGCAAGCTGGTCGCCTCGCTCTCGCTGAACATCCTCTTCCTGGTCTATCTCAGGATGGGGGTGATGGGGGTGCTGCTGGGCAACGTGATCGTCTCCGGCGTGCTGGGCGTGGGGATGGCCGCGTGGACGCTGCGGCGCGTGGGCTTCCACTTCTCCCCCGACGCCTTCCGCCGCCTGTCGCGCTTCGGCGGGCCCATCGTGGTGTGGTCGCTCGCCTCGTTCGTGCTCACCTTCTCGGACCGCTACTTCCTGGTGCACTGGGCGGACGCGGCGACCGTCGGCCTCTACTCGCTCGCGTACAAGTTCTCGTTCCTCCTCTCCGCCTTCGCCTTCACGCCGTTCAGCCAGGTGTGGGAGCCGCGCCGCTTCATCGTCGCGCAGCGGCCCGACGCGCAGGCGGTGTTCGGGCGCGTGTTCTTCTACCTGAACGCCTGCCTGGGCATCGGCGCGCTGGGGCTGGTGCTGTTCACCCGCGACGTGCTGGCGGTGATGGCGGACCCGGCGTACCTCCCCGCCGCCGCGGTGGTCCCCCTGCTCCTGGGCGCCACGGTCTTCCAGCAGTGGACGGCCTTCTGCAACCTGGGACTGTATCTCAAGGAGAAGACGGGCCTCTACGCCCGCGCCGGGCTGGTCGGCGTCGCCGCGGTGACGGTGCTGAACTTCGCGCTCATCCCGCGGTGGGGGATGTGGGGCGCCGCGTGGGCCACGCTGGCGGCGTACGCCATCCGCTTCGCCGCGGTCTACGTCGTCGCCCAGCGCGCGTACCCGATCGAGTACGGCTGGGGGCGCGTTTCCCGGCTGCTGGGCGTCGTCGCCGCCGCGGCGGGGGTGCGGATGGCGCTCCCCGGCGTTACCGGCGCGCCGTCGTTCGCGCTCAGCTGCGGGCTCCTCGCCGCCGCGCTGATCGCCGTCTACGCCTGGACGCTTTCGGGCGAGGACCGGGCGATGCTGCGCGGCTTCGTCCGCCGCCCCATCGCGGTGCTCTCGCCCGCCGCCTGA
- a CDS encoding ATP-grasp domain-containing protein, with amino-acid sequence MLVTDGEQRAALAIVRSLGAAGHRVFVCSARGRSLAGASRHSSGQARVPDPLRDPAAFVDAIADLAARWGIGTLLPVSEAALLALLPERDRFAGIRIPFPPAETFRRICDKAEVAAAAARLGIAVPEQRVARSADDVAEAARELRFPLVLKPARSVAEAEGGRVKTSVVHVDGPAALDAAARSVLPGAYPLLLQERIVGDGVGVFLLLRGGETVAAFAHRRIREKPPSGGVSVFRESAALPADLLERSRALLAEFAWEGVAMVEYKRDAATGTPYLMEINGRFWGSLQLAVDAGVDFPALLVADAERAPSAYRVGARSRWEWGEVDHLIARFRRTPRELALPPGAPGRARALLDILRDAAAPRSRAEIFRLSDPRPFLRETMDWLARR; translated from the coding sequence GTGCTGGTCACGGACGGAGAGCAGCGCGCGGCACTCGCGATCGTGCGCTCGCTGGGCGCGGCGGGGCACCGCGTGTTCGTCTGCTCGGCCAGAGGCCGGTCGCTCGCGGGCGCGTCGCGGCACTCGTCCGGCCAGGCGCGCGTCCCCGATCCGCTGCGCGACCCGGCCGCGTTCGTGGACGCGATCGCGGATCTCGCCGCGCGCTGGGGGATCGGCACGCTTCTCCCCGTCTCCGAGGCCGCGCTGCTGGCGCTGCTCCCGGAGCGCGACCGCTTCGCCGGCATCCGCATCCCCTTTCCCCCCGCGGAGACCTTCCGCCGCATCTGCGACAAGGCCGAGGTCGCCGCCGCGGCCGCGCGCTTGGGGATCGCCGTCCCCGAGCAGCGCGTCGCCCGGTCGGCGGACGACGTGGCGGAGGCCGCGCGCGAGCTGCGCTTTCCGCTGGTGCTGAAGCCCGCGCGCTCCGTCGCCGAGGCGGAGGGCGGGCGGGTGAAGACGTCGGTGGTGCACGTGGACGGGCCCGCGGCGCTGGACGCGGCGGCGCGCTCCGTCCTCCCCGGCGCCTACCCGCTGCTGCTGCAGGAGCGCATCGTGGGCGACGGCGTCGGCGTCTTCCTCCTCCTGCGCGGCGGGGAGACGGTGGCCGCCTTCGCGCACCGCCGCATCCGCGAGAAGCCGCCGTCGGGGGGCGTGAGCGTGTTCCGCGAGAGCGCCGCGCTCCCGGCGGACCTGCTGGAGCGCTCCCGCGCGCTGCTGGCCGAGTTCGCGTGGGAGGGCGTGGCGATGGTGGAGTACAAGCGCGACGCGGCCACCGGCACGCCGTACCTGATGGAGATCAACGGCCGCTTCTGGGGATCGCTCCAGCTCGCCGTCGACGCCGGCGTGGACTTCCCCGCCCTGCTCGTCGCGGATGCCGAGCGCGCCCCGTCGGCGTACCGCGTCGGCGCGCGCAGCCGCTGGGAGTGGGGCGAGGTGGACCACCTGATCGCCCGCTTCCGCCGCACGCCGCGCGAGCTGGCGCTGCCGCCGGGCGCGCCGGGACGCGCCCGCGCGCTCCTCGACATCCTCCGCGACGCCGCAGCACCCCGCAGCCGCGCCGAGATCTTCCGCCTCTCCGACCCGCGCCCCTTCCTCCGCGAGACGATGGACTGGCTCGCGCGCCGCTAA
- a CDS encoding glycosyltransferase family 2 protein — MASVSVVIPAYNRADLIEPTVRSILAQTAAPLEVLVVDDGSTDDTAAVCARFPAPVRLIRQENRGLPGARNRGIAEARGDWIALCDSDDVWRPRKLEVQLAAMAATGAEWSISGCGLIDPDGHPVPAPHLGFPRVFAIFAETRATPERHFGRWLRRERVETADGAVPVHAGDAFGLFFEGNVALPSSALVSRALIDRAGAFDEHFRVAGEETEFFHRMAAHAPVAVVMDALLDYRVGHASMVVTTDSTRFITKAIESLDRAAHLRPTLTEAEAEAYREGRARLQLRLAYARLSSMDGRGARDALRDHRRSGAAPTPRSAALLLASLAPPPVLRGLHRVKRALSGLRPAGA; from the coding sequence ATGGCGTCCGTGAGCGTCGTCATCCCCGCCTACAACCGCGCGGACCTGATCGAGCCGACGGTGCGCTCCATCCTGGCGCAGACGGCGGCGCCGCTGGAGGTGCTGGTCGTGGACGACGGGTCGACCGACGACACGGCCGCCGTCTGCGCGCGCTTTCCCGCACCGGTGCGGCTGATCCGCCAGGAGAACCGCGGCCTTCCCGGCGCCCGCAACCGCGGCATCGCCGAGGCGCGGGGCGACTGGATCGCGCTCTGCGACTCGGACGACGTGTGGCGCCCGCGCAAGCTGGAGGTGCAGCTCGCCGCGATGGCCGCCACGGGCGCGGAGTGGAGCATCAGCGGATGCGGCCTCATCGACCCCGACGGCCACCCCGTTCCCGCGCCGCACCTGGGCTTTCCGCGCGTCTTCGCCATCTTCGCGGAGACGCGCGCCACGCCGGAGCGCCACTTCGGCCGCTGGCTCCGCCGCGAGCGGGTGGAGACCGCGGACGGCGCCGTTCCCGTCCACGCGGGCGACGCGTTCGGCCTCTTCTTCGAGGGGAACGTCGCCCTTCCGTCCTCTGCCCTCGTCTCCCGCGCGCTGATCGACAGAGCGGGCGCGTTCGACGAGCACTTCCGGGTGGCGGGGGAGGAGACGGAGTTCTTCCACCGGATGGCGGCGCACGCGCCCGTGGCGGTGGTGATGGACGCGCTGCTGGACTACCGCGTAGGCCACGCGTCGATGGTGGTGACGACGGACTCCACGCGCTTCATCACCAAGGCCATCGAGAGCCTGGACCGCGCCGCGCACCTGCGTCCCACGCTGACGGAGGCGGAGGCGGAGGCGTACCGCGAGGGACGCGCGCGGCTGCAGCTGCGGCTGGCGTACGCGCGGCTGAGCTCGATGGACGGCCGCGGCGCGCGCGACGCCCTGCGCGACCACCGCCGCTCCGGCGCCGCGCCGACGCCGCGCTCCGCCGCGCTCCTGCTGGCCTCGCTGGCGCCGCCGCCGGTGCTGCGCGGGCTGCACCGCGTGAAGCGCGCGCTGAGCGGGCTCCGCCCCGCCGGTGCGTGA
- a CDS encoding glycosyltransferase — protein sequence MRTVLHLINTGGPGGAETVFVDLVRGLDARRWRSIPVVPDQGWINERLRECGTEPVVVPTLRPFEVGYYARLARLARAEGVDVVHGHYFGPAVTASIVGMLTGIPAVATLHGAGDVAGERHRALKSALLGRGLRRIVFVSEALRREVTAGGALRAARTEVIPNGIDAGRFSPRRDPALRRELGIGDDAFVVAAIGNVRPAKGYDVLLRAAALLRARVPGLRVVIAGEARGPVFDELVALRASLGLKDVATFAGFRDDVAGVLAAADAFVLASRSEGFSLSTVQAMAMGIPVAATRCGGPEELVDDGVTGLLVENGSPGAIADAIATLHADAAMRARLGAAGMRAARERFTVEAQVRAYERLYDAVLAERRGFGRRAAPAEIPVPAAAPVEGGAAWRP from the coding sequence ATGCGCACCGTCCTGCACCTGATCAACACCGGCGGCCCCGGCGGCGCGGAAACGGTGTTCGTCGATCTGGTGCGCGGGCTGGATGCGCGTCGCTGGCGCTCGATTCCCGTGGTCCCCGACCAGGGATGGATCAACGAGCGGCTGCGCGAGTGCGGCACGGAGCCGGTCGTCGTCCCCACGCTGCGTCCGTTCGAGGTGGGCTACTACGCGCGCCTCGCCCGGCTGGCCCGCGCGGAGGGGGTGGACGTCGTCCACGGCCACTACTTCGGGCCGGCGGTGACGGCGAGCATCGTCGGCATGCTCACCGGCATCCCCGCGGTGGCCACGCTGCACGGCGCGGGCGACGTGGCGGGGGAGCGGCACCGCGCGCTGAAGTCCGCGCTGCTGGGGCGCGGGCTGCGCCGCATCGTCTTCGTCTCCGAGGCGCTGCGGCGCGAGGTGACGGCGGGCGGCGCGCTGCGGGCGGCCCGCACCGAGGTCATCCCCAACGGCATCGACGCGGGGCGGTTCTCCCCCCGGCGCGACCCCGCCCTCCGCCGCGAGCTGGGGATCGGCGACGATGCGTTCGTCGTCGCCGCCATCGGCAACGTGCGCCCGGCCAAGGGCTACGACGTGCTCCTGCGCGCCGCCGCCCTGCTGCGCGCGCGCGTCCCCGGGCTGCGCGTGGTGATCGCGGGCGAGGCGCGCGGGCCAGTGTTCGACGAGCTGGTCGCCCTCCGCGCCTCGCTGGGGCTGAAGGACGTGGCGACCTTCGCCGGCTTCCGCGACGACGTGGCGGGCGTGCTGGCCGCGGCCGACGCCTTCGTGCTGGCGTCGCGCAGCGAGGGCTTCTCGCTCTCCACCGTGCAGGCCATGGCGATGGGGATTCCCGTCGCCGCCACGCGCTGCGGCGGGCCCGAGGAGCTGGTGGACGACGGGGTGACGGGGCTGCTGGTGGAGAACGGATCTCCCGGCGCGATCGCCGACGCGATCGCGACCCTGCACGCGGACGCGGCGATGCGCGCGCGTCTCGGCGCCGCGGGGATGCGCGCCGCGCGCGAGCGCTTCACCGTGGAGGCGCAGGTGCGCGCGTACGAGCGGCTGTACGACGCCGTCCTGGCCGAGCGCCGCGGCTTCGGTCGGCGCGCCGCGCCCGCCGAGATCCCCGTCCCCGCCGCTGCGCCGGTGGAAGGAGGCGCGGCATGGCGTCCGTGA